One Aquarana catesbeiana isolate 2022-GZ linkage group LG11, ASM4218655v1, whole genome shotgun sequence genomic window carries:
- the LOC141111657 gene encoding carbohydrate sulfotransferase 5-like: MVRIRFFGCVLAVLTFVHIFLLLLLHQQKINHIRKKEKVHLLILSTWRSGSSLVGQFFSQHPDVFYLMEPAWHVWNSKPYSSGHDLHMPVRDLIQSIFKCDMSAFDTYVTNMNVSDLFMWYNSRALCTPPACNYLSHDKYVNVTACRQLCGNDSISKTEEACNRYSHIVVKEVRIFDLSVIYPLLKDPSLNFKILHLVRDPRAVAKSRNQTFRALAADNGHVFNTKGRKINDTNFLVLREICQSHANMYKMATKDPPTFLNGRYMMIRYEDLVQDPFGKVQEMYKFANLEMTEKVSEWISNVTHGHGLPTRKEAFEITSRDALNVSQAWRTMLPFQNVLQIQDVCKDALNTFQYQFMKSESQQRDLSENFILPRTKH, encoded by the coding sequence ATGGTCAGAATAAGGTTTTTTGGTTGTGTGCTGGCTGTGCTGACTTTTGtccatatatttttattattgttactaCATCAGCAAAAAATAAATCATATACGAAAAAAAGAGAAAGTCCATCTGCTGATTCTTTCTACATGGAGGTCAGGTTCATCTCTGGTTGGTCAGTTTTTTAGCCAGCACCCCGATGTCTTCTACCTGATGGAGCCAGCTTGGCACGTATGGAATTCTAAGCCTTACTCCAGTGGACATGATCTTCATATGCCAGTGAGAGACTTAATCCAATCGATCTTTAAATGTGACATGTCTGCATTTGACACATACGTGACAAATATGAATGTTTCTGACCTTTTTATGTGGTACAATAGTAGAGccttgtgtacaccaccagcatgCAACTATCTTTCTCATGATAAATACGTTAATGTAACGGCATGTAGACAACTTTGTGGAAATGATTCAATTAGTAAAACAGAAGAAGCATGCAACAGGTATAGTCACATTGTTGTAAAGGAGGTTCGAATTTTTGACCTCAGTGTGATCTATCCTCTTCTAAAAGACCCTTCATTAAACTTCAAAATTCTTCATTTAGTACGTGACCCTCGGGCTGTTGCAAAGTCCCGCAATCAAACCTTTAGAGCACTAGCTGCTGATAATGGCCATGTCTTCAAcacaaaaggaagaaaaataaatGATACCAATTTCCTTGTATTGCGAGAAATCTGTCAAAGTCATGCTAACATGTACAAAATGGCTACCAAAGACCCACCCACATTTCTCAATGGAAGATATATGATGATTAGATATGAGGACTTGGTACAAGATCCTTTTGGAAAAGTACAAGAGATGTATAAGTTTGCAAATTTAGAAATGACTGAAAAGGTAAGTGAATGGATTTCTAATGTTACACATGGTCATGGACTACCTACACGAAAGGAAGCCTTTGAGATCACTTCGCGGGATGCGTTAAATGTCTCCCAAGCTTGGAGGACCATGCTACCATTTCAGAATGTCTTACAAATACAGGATGTATGCAAGGATGCCTTGAATACATTTCAGTATCAGTTCATGAAATCTGAGTCACAACAAAGGGATTTGTCAGAGAATTTCATATTGCCAAGGACAAAGCATTAG